A genomic stretch from Penaeus vannamei isolate JL-2024 chromosome 6, ASM4276789v1, whole genome shotgun sequence includes:
- the LOC138861990 gene encoding uncharacterized protein — protein MALAIHTPATQEPQSTQACHSAYPTGWIIRGTHGYLVRGGTAYNFTDQRTFCRGEGAMLVAVTDRDVTQYLDAITGSEWFYTSLKDYQTLLPDRDWRWQEYQGIRQDVNNYEHVPIRDYVNSIFVFPRTGINDCVVERNGNELHSIPCTNAYFAICVKEHNPEICPQGYDSMGTVCISTGHYPRNYDTAKGICADRYGALYEPRTTWDLDRLKTFLEGYSWLYNARVNVVYKDNGWRFESDGQEIQASMWGENEPSMELDELCAIYNATSGRLSSASCTDTQHYLCVYQPKAVCPPGYLSFGWSSDCFLIGPAALPYASAQTYCENWGGEVASLRESYTRDSIHFFQYYGFRQAPNVGIWVDLNDRAAPGQFQYADGTMMQFWTTSNFNPAPPNVGQCVYQYSRAFVSAPCSNSYYPLCKASEGDCPAGFRNVDGQCFRYSRETRTWSLARSQCTYHSSDLSWTRDPKVLSDLMTFDVRMDYPYWLGGTDEGHEGVWTFVDNEAVEFTVESSGLPWVNGTPDGGNCLFLTKEGSVNDADCAVGYRYVCQATTELEDMPFIPGLLHDLQVTTPTCFEEDPDDPAFIISPGNYDPMRMSVTTCKYVCLSAGYKYAAVKRGMFCFCSNILSLSRASTQTQCDAPCSDSASGEVCGSTDGRFISVVRAGRGTGGAAGGGGGGGGGGGGGSGMFNVTLTADQTVDLIAGTPVTFTSNLGEGGDALVSLQYGDGNPYTVAQPVIYIPGVPPVASPVTTVYTYYLLGNYTTSVKYFSAGGVGYPEYAAVSVSVSKMDLSPVLVDCPAVVGPRETFLCNVTLFYGHDPEFQLNRGNGSAVETFRTPVSVRRMGLSPALVDCPAVVSPRETFLCNVTLFYGHDPEFQLNRGNGSAVETFRTPVSARRMDLSPALVDCPAVVGPRETFLCNVTLFYGHDPEFQLNRGNGSAVETFRTPVSVRRMDLSPVLVDCPAVVAPRETFLCNVTLFYGHDPEFQLNRGNGSAVETFRTPVSVSRMDLSPALVDCPAVVAPRETFLCNVTLFYGHDPEFQLNRGNGSAVETFRTPVSVRRMDLSPVLVDCPAVVAPRETFLCNVTLFYGHDPEFQLNRGNGSAVETFRTPVSVRRMDLSPALVDCPAVVGPRETFLCNVTLFYGHDPEFQLNRGNGSAVETFRTPVSARRMDLSPALVDCPAVVAPRETFLCNVTLFYGHDPEFQLNRGNGSAVETFRTPAQPGERQCGGDVPDAWYSWWGLG, from the exons CATGCCACAGCGCCTACCCAACCGGCTGGATCATCAGAGGAACCCACGGGTATTTGGTGAGAGGAGGAACAGCATATAACTTCACCGACCAAAGGACCTTCTGTAGGGGAGAGGGAGCTATGCTGGTTGCCGTCACGGATAgg GATGTCACACAATACCTGGATGCCATCACTGGATCAGAATGGTTTTACACATCATTAAAGGACTATCAAA CTCTATTACCCGACCGTGACTGGCGTTGGCAAGAGTACCAGGGTATTCGACAGGATGTGAACAACTACGAGCATGTCCCTATACGCGACTATGTGAACTCTATATTCGTATTTCCACGAACCGGCATCAATGATTGTGTGGTGGAACGTAACGGCAATGAACTCCATTCTATTCCCTGCACAAACGCCTACTTTGCTATATGTGTCAAAGAACACA ATCCTGAAATATGCCCCCAAGGTTACGACAGCATGGGAACCGTCTGTATATCCACGGGGCATTACCCGAGAAACTACGACACAGCCAAGGGAATCTGTGCAGACCGCTACGGCGCCCTGTACGAGCCTCGGACAACATGGGACCTGGATCGCCTGAAGACGTTTTTGGAAGGCTACAGCTGGCTCTACAACGCGAGGGTGAATGTTGTTTACAAG GACAATGGATGGAGATTCGAATCCGACGGACAGGAGATCCAAGCGTCTATGTGGGGCGAGAACGAACCCAGCATGGAACTCGACGAACTGTGCGCTATCTACAACGCCACCTCGGGAAGGCTGTCGTCTGCTTCGTGTACTGATACACAGCACTACCTCTGTGTATACCAGCCGA AAGCAGTCTGTCCCCCCGGTTACTTATCCTTTGGATGGTCTTCCGATTGCTTCCTCATCGGTCCTGCGGCGCTGCCTTACGCCTCGGCCCAGACCTACTGCGAGAACTGGGGTGGCGAAGTAGCGTCTCTAAGAGAGTCTTACACGAGGGATAGTATTCACTTTTTCCAGTACTACGGCTTCAGACAGGCGCCGAATGTCGGGATCTGGGTGGACCTCAACGACAGGGCGGCG CCCGGACAGTTCCAATACGCAGATGGGACGATGATGCAATTCTGGACGACCAGTAACTTCAACCCCGCCCCACCCAATGTAGGCCAATGTGTGTACCAGTATAGTAGAGCTTTCGTGAGCGCCCCTTGTTCCAACAGCTATTATCCTCTCTGCAAGGCGTCTGAGG GAGACTGCCCAGCTGGTTTTCGGAATGTGGATGGACAGTGTTTTCGTTATTCAAGAGAAACCCGTACCTGGAGCCTTGCCAGAAGTCAGTGTACATACCACTCTTCAGACCTCAGCTGGACACGTGACCCCAAGGTTCTG AGTGACCTGATGACCTTCGACGTTCGAATGGACTACCCTTACTGGCTGGGCGGGACTGACGAAGGCCACGAAGGGGTGTGGACCTTTGTGGATAACGAGGCTGTGGAATTCACGGTCGAAAG CTCTGGCCTCCCGTGGGTGAATGGAACGCCTGACGGAGGAAACTGCCTCTTCCTGACGAAGGAAGGCAGCGTCAACGATGCGGATTGCGCCGTCGGCTATCGCTACGTCTGTCAGGCCACGACCGAACTggaag ACATGCCCTTCATCCCAGGTTTGCTCCACGACCTCCAGGTGACCACGCCCACCTGCTTCGAGGAGGACCCAGACGATCCTGCGTTCATAA tctccccAGGTAACTACGACCCAATGAGAATGTCAGTCACTACTTGCAAGTACGTGTGTCTGTCAGCTGGGTATAAATATGCTGCGGTCAAGAGGGGTATGTTCTGCTTCTGCTCGAATATACTGA GCTTGAGCAGGGCCTCGACACAGACCCAGTGCGACGCCCCGTGCTCCGACTCCGCCAGCGGTGAGGTCTGCGGCTCCACTGACGGCAGGTTCATCTCCGTGGTGCGAGCTGGGCGGGGCACAGGAGgagctgcaggaggaggaggaggaggaggaggaggaggaggcggcggg AGCGGGATGTTCAACGTCACCCTCACAGCTGACCAGACGGTTGACCTCATCGCTGGCACTCCGGTGACCTTCACCTCCAATCTCGGGGAAGGCGGTGATGCTTTGGTCAG ccTACAGTATGGTGACGGAAACCCCTACACGGTGGCCCAGCCTGTAATATACATACCCGGCGTGCCCCCAGTGGCGTCCCCTGTCACTACTGTCTACACCTATTACTTACTAGGAAATTATACGACCTCTGTCAAGTACTTCAGCGCTGGTGGGGTTGGCTAT CCCGAATATGCCGCAGTCTCTGTATCGGTGAGCAAGATGGACCTTTCTCCCGTGCTGGTCGACTGCCCCGCGGTGGTTGGCCCTCGAGAAACCTTCCTCTGCAACGTCACTCTCTTCTACGGCCACGACCCCGAGTTCCAGCTCAACCGGGGGAACGGCAGTGCGGTGGAGACGTTCCGGACGCCTG TATCGGTGCGCAGGATGGGCCTCTCTCCCGCGCTGGTCGACTGCCCCGCGGTGGTTTCCCCTCGAGAAACCTTCCTCTGCAACGTCACTCTCTTCTACGGCCACGACCCCGAGTTCCAGCTCAACCGGGGGAACGGCAGTGCGGTGGAGACGTTCCGGACGCCTG TATCGGCGCGCAGGATGGACCTCTCTCCCGCGCTGGTCGACTGCCCCGCGGTGGTTGGCCCTCGAGAAACCTTCCTCTGCAACGTCACTCTCTTCTACGGCCACGACCCCGAGTTCCAGCTCAACCGGGGGAACGGCAGTGCGGTGGAGACGTTCCGGACGCCTG TATCGGTGCGCAGGATGGACCTCTCTCCCGTGCTGGTCGACTGCCCCGCGGTGGTTGCCCCTCGAGAAACCTTCCTCTGCAACGTCACTCTCTTCTACGGCCACGACCCCGAGTTCCAGCTCAACCGGGGGAACGGCAGTGCGGTGGAGACGTTCCGGACGCCTG TATCGGTGAGCAGGATGGACCTCTCTCCCGCGCTGGTCGACTGCCCCGCGGTGGTTGCCCCTCGAGAAACCTTCCTCTGCAACGTCACTCTCTTCTACGGCCACGACCCCGAGTTCCAGCTCAACCGGGGGAACGGCAGTGCGGTGGAGACGTTCCGGACGCCTG TATCGGTGCGCAGGATGGACCTCTCTCCCGTGCTGGTCGACTGCCCCGCGGTGGTTGCCCCTCGAGAAACCTTCCTCTGCAACGTCACTCTCTTCTACGGCCACGACCCCGAGTTCCAGCTCAACCGGGGGAACGGCAGTGCGGTGGAGACGTTCCGGACGCCTG TATCGGTGCGCAGGATGGACCTCTCTCCCGCGCTGGTCGACTGCCCCGCGGTGGTTGGCCCTCGAGAAACCTTCCTCTGCAACGTCACTCTCTTCTACGGCCACGACCCCGAGTTCCAGCTCAACCGGGGGAACGGCAGTGCGGTGGAGACGTTCCGGACGCCTG TATCGGCGCGCAGGATGGACCTCTCTCCCGCGCTGGTCGACTGCCCCGCGGTGGTTGCCCCTCGAGAAACCTTCCTCTGCAACGTCACTCTCTTCTACGGCCACGACCCCGAGTTCCAGCTCAACCGGGGGAACGGCAGTGCGGTGGAGACGTTCCGGACGCCTG CTCAACCGGGGGAACGGCAGTGCGGTGGAGACGTTCCGGACGCCTGGTACagttggtgggggttgggttga